Proteins from a genomic interval of Paenibacillus sp. FSL H8-0048:
- a CDS encoding STM4015 family protein, translating into MTAVKLSIDYDGYEEGKRMVTEIERLSGSPEAAGLTSLTIGDWGQAYENSSEEVVQALVKHSVSFPALRKLFIGDMSYEECEISWITQSDLSPLLPAYPELQSLTIQGGTSLRLSQLQHDKLEELIIITGGLGKDVLADIAASTLPNLQKLELYLGVDNYGFDGGLEDLLPLIEPGKFPKLTYLGLKNSEIQDEIAAALADAPILDQLHTLDMSLGTLSDTGAEALLASERVKGLKLLNLSHHFLSDEMMQRLKDSGLPVDVSDQQQADDDDDWRYPSITE; encoded by the coding sequence ATGACAGCAGTGAAGCTCAGTATTGATTATGATGGATATGAAGAAGGCAAGCGGATGGTAACGGAGATTGAACGCTTAAGCGGAAGCCCTGAAGCCGCCGGCCTGACCAGTCTTACGATTGGCGACTGGGGACAAGCCTACGAGAACAGCTCGGAGGAAGTTGTCCAGGCGCTGGTGAAGCATAGCGTAAGCTTCCCGGCATTGCGTAAGCTTTTCATTGGAGATATGAGCTACGAGGAATGTGAAATTTCGTGGATTACCCAGAGTGACCTCTCCCCGCTGCTCCCTGCCTATCCGGAGCTTCAGTCATTGACGATCCAGGGCGGTACCAGTCTGCGGCTTAGCCAGCTGCAGCACGACAAGCTCGAAGAACTCATTATTATTACAGGCGGACTCGGCAAGGATGTGCTGGCGGATATCGCCGCTTCCACGCTGCCTAACCTGCAGAAGCTCGAACTCTATCTTGGGGTGGACAATTACGGCTTCGACGGCGGGCTGGAAGACCTTCTGCCGCTGATCGAGCCTGGGAAATTCCCTAAGCTAACCTATCTTGGACTCAAAAACAGTGAGATCCAGGACGAAATTGCCGCAGCCCTGGCGGACGCGCCGATTCTGGACCAGCTCCATACCCTGGATATGTCACTGGGAACGCTTAGCGACACCGGCGCAGAAGCACTGCTCGCCAGCGAGCGGGTCAAGGGACTGAAGCTGCTCAATCTGAGCCATCACTTCTTGTCTGACGAGATGATGCAGCGTCTGAAGGACAGCGGCCTGCCGGTCGATGTGAGCGACCAGCAGCAAGCCGATGACGATGATGACTGGCGTTATCCGTCGATCACAGAATAA
- a CDS encoding STM4014 family protein produces MQPAAPLIVFCQPGDRRSAGIQQARSRLGMPPALLIPYAGLLENQPLADLLEQAVQQQAAGLPEQLSRQLRGTMPEPPGLSSPALNGWPGAVPPATPDSSGYSVLDSAAGPQQLAMESPGRRSSGHSAPGPAAEAQRLLPDSPGGSFSVPAAPGPAACAPLLRLESPGGSFALERALIALGAPDAPDADDSLHPFGQQPDLRPLSFKAASALKDLPGVLHHPAQWFRGYCRLLARLRQEAGQLLPASRWTNDPAEIAAMTDKRRTQQILAESGVSVPRPLRGSGGQVPVDYASLRELMLSERMHRVFIKLASGSAASGVIAYQLNPATGAESAVTTIGVESYITRPPVYYNSGKLQRYTDSARLAGIINWLYRHGAYAEQWIPKPGRDGHSFDIRQLVVAGEACHAVARVSTTPITNLHLRSRRMTPAEAGLSEAQQAEVRRIAEASLAAFPNCSVAGIDVLVGSTGQTYTADVNPFGDLLYDVEYQGCSTYEWEMKQLS; encoded by the coding sequence ATGCAGCCCGCAGCACCGCTGATTGTCTTCTGCCAGCCCGGCGACCGGCGCTCGGCCGGTATCCAGCAGGCGCGCTCGCGCCTCGGGATGCCACCGGCGCTGCTGATTCCCTATGCTGGGCTGCTGGAGAACCAGCCGCTGGCTGATCTGCTGGAGCAGGCCGTGCAGCAGCAGGCTGCCGGGCTGCCGGAACAGTTGAGCCGGCAGCTCCGGGGCACAATGCCGGAACCGCCGGGGCTGAGTTCGCCAGCGCTGAACGGATGGCCAGGGGCAGTACCGCCAGCTACACCGGACAGCAGCGGCTATTCCGTGTTGGATTCCGCAGCGGGGCCACAGCAGCTAGCGATGGAGTCCCCGGGCCGCCGGAGCTCCGGGCACTCCGCGCCGGGGCCCGCAGCGGAAGCCCAGCGCCTGCTGCCGGATTCTCCCGGCGGCAGCTTCAGCGTGCCCGCTGCGCCGGGGCCCGCAGCGTGCGCTCCGCTGCTGCGCCTGGAGTCCCCCGGCGGCAGCTTCGCGCTGGAGCGGGCGCTTATCGCGCTGGGCGCACCGGATGCGCCGGACGCGGACGACTCGCTGCACCCGTTCGGGCAGCAGCCGGACCTGCGGCCGCTAAGCTTCAAAGCGGCCTCCGCCCTGAAGGATCTGCCCGGCGTGCTGCATCACCCGGCCCAGTGGTTCCGCGGCTACTGCCGCCTGCTGGCGCGGCTCCGGCAGGAGGCCGGGCAGCTCCTGCCCGCCTCCCGCTGGACCAACGACCCGGCGGAGATCGCAGCCATGACGGACAAGCGCCGGACCCAGCAGATTCTGGCTGAGTCCGGCGTGTCTGTTCCCCGGCCGCTCCGCGGCAGCGGCGGACAAGTCCCCGTGGACTACGCCTCCCTGCGCGAGCTGATGCTGTCGGAGCGGATGCACCGCGTGTTCATCAAGCTGGCCAGCGGCTCCGCCGCTTCCGGCGTGATTGCTTATCAGCTGAACCCGGCCACGGGAGCTGAGTCGGCGGTTACCACCATCGGGGTCGAGAGCTATATTACCCGGCCCCCGGTGTATTATAATTCCGGCAAGCTGCAGCGTTATACCGATTCTGCCCGCCTTGCCGGCATCATTAACTGGCTCTACCGCCACGGCGCCTATGCCGAGCAGTGGATTCCGAAGCCCGGCAGGGACGGGCATTCCTTCGACATCCGCCAGCTGGTTGTCGCCGGAGAAGCCTGCCACGCTGTCGCCAGGGTCAGCACCACACCCATTACGAATCTGCATCTGCGCAGCCGGCGGATGACTCCGGCGGAGGCCGGGCTGAGCGAGGCGCAGCAGGCGGAGGTACGCCGGATAGCGGAGGCTTCGCTGGCCGCTTTTCCGAACTGTTCCGTCGCGGGCATCGATGTGCTGGTTGGAAGCACCGGGCAGACGTATACGGCGGATGTGAATCCTTTTGGCGACTTGTTGTACGATGTTGAATACCAAGGCTGCAGCACCTACGAGTGGGAAATGAAGCAGCTGTCTTAG
- a CDS encoding nucleoside recognition domain-containing protein produces the protein MESPRAINSQDPLDSLLATAKKLADKGSVRDEIVSGIYGVSAGICSDAVTYHDKKKLGSTYKLDNIVTSKIWGFPIMLAGLGLVFWITIAGANYPSGWIASLFSWTEGYLTAGFEAVHAPAWLHGVLVLGLYRGTSWVISVMLPPMMIFFPVFALLENFGYLPRVAFNMDRLFKKSGGHGKQALTMSMGFGCNAAAILSTRIIESPRERMLAILTNNFVPCNGRWPTLILLSSMFMVGAATTGALRTFSTALVLMGIVLVGIVVTLSVSWIMSKTALRGVPTHYTLELPPYRRPQIWKTIVRSSKEKSLNVLTRAIIVAAPAGIITWILGNVFVGGESVLNHMAAFFDPFAQLLGMDGFIIMAFILGLPANEIVLPILLMGYMSSGAMVDIEGLGSIKDIFLSHGWTWLTALNMMLFSLLHYPCGTTLVNIYKETKSLKWAVLSAVIPLAIAIGVTFAVASAARLFGWV, from the coding sequence ATGGAGTCACCGCGTGCCATTAACAGCCAGGACCCGCTGGATTCCCTGCTCGCAACGGCGAAGAAGCTGGCAGACAAAGGGTCGGTCCGCGACGAGATCGTCAGCGGAATCTACGGCGTATCGGCCGGAATCTGCAGCGATGCCGTTACTTATCATGACAAAAAGAAGCTGGGCAGCACCTACAAGCTGGATAATATCGTCACCTCGAAGATCTGGGGCTTTCCTATTATGCTCGCCGGTCTTGGTCTGGTGTTCTGGATTACCATTGCCGGAGCCAACTATCCTTCCGGCTGGATTGCCTCCCTCTTCAGCTGGACCGAAGGCTATCTGACTGCCGGCTTCGAGGCTGTTCATGCCCCGGCCTGGCTGCACGGTGTCCTTGTGCTGGGACTATACCGCGGAACCTCATGGGTCATCAGCGTCATGCTGCCGCCGATGATGATTTTCTTCCCGGTGTTCGCGCTGCTGGAGAATTTCGGCTATCTGCCCCGGGTGGCTTTTAATATGGACCGCTTGTTCAAGAAATCCGGAGGGCATGGCAAGCAGGCCCTGACGATGTCGATGGGCTTCGGCTGTAATGCTGCTGCTATTCTGTCCACCCGCATTATTGAATCGCCCCGCGAACGGATGCTGGCCATTCTGACCAACAACTTCGTCCCGTGCAACGGCCGCTGGCCTACACTTATTCTGCTCTCCTCCATGTTCATGGTCGGGGCGGCAACCACCGGGGCACTGCGTACCTTCTCCACTGCGCTGGTGCTGATGGGGATCGTGCTGGTCGGAATTGTTGTCACCTTGAGCGTATCATGGATCATGTCCAAAACCGCGCTGCGCGGTGTGCCTACCCACTACACCCTGGAGCTGCCGCCTTACCGCCGCCCGCAGATCTGGAAGACCATTGTCCGCTCCTCCAAGGAAAAGTCCCTGAATGTGCTGACCCGCGCCATCATCGTGGCCGCTCCGGCAGGGATCATCACATGGATTCTCGGCAATGTGTTTGTCGGCGGGGAGAGTGTGCTGAATCATATGGCCGCGTTCTTCGATCCGTTCGCGCAGCTGCTCGGCATGGACGGCTTCATTATTATGGCCTTCATCCTCGGCCTGCCCGCTAACGAGATTGTGCTGCCTATCCTGCTGATGGGCTACATGTCCTCCGGGGCCATGGTCGATATCGAAGGTCTCGGCAGTATTAAGGACATCTTCCTGAGCCACGGCTGGACCTGGCTGACGGCGCTGAATATGATGCTGTTCTCCTTGCTCCACTATCCTTGCGGCACCACACTCGTGAACATCTACAAGGAGACCAAAAGCCTGAAATGGGCCGTGCTCTCCGCTGTCATCCCACTTGCTATCGCTATCGGCGTGACCTTCGCAGTGGCTTCGGCGGCGCGGTTGTTCGGCTGGGTGTAA
- a CDS encoding STM4012 family radical SAM protein, which produces MTSIRQSLHHLNQDGHPPFSAGELQQWTEQITAHPYRNYLYSYPHKTAYREFASPLPLEELWRDEPAESFFLYMHIPFCGARCGFCNLFTLPDKRANVHAEYVDALERQARQWAAFTRHKPYARFAIGGGTPSLLAPAQLNRLFRIATDIMGVDLGTTSISVETSPETLTEEKLTILKEHTVDRVSMGIQSFVAAESAAIYRPQDPEVVYRALELLGQFDFPILNLDLIYGLPGQTVDSWLYSLNQALLHEPEEIFLYPLYTREHTIVKPGDLVNQLDIRHECYEAARAVLAERGYRQYSMRRFAKEDAGTGKDILDYSCQEEGMVGLGCGARSYTRNVHYASRYGVSRKATESIIADYVAAERYDTADYGIVLSLDEQKRRFILKAILHSEGLTIADYNQRFGTTLWEDHPELGLLVQSGFATEDEGILRLTPDGLGYSDSIGDWFISGEIREQMKEFVLP; this is translated from the coding sequence ATGACGTCCATCCGGCAATCTCTGCATCACCTGAACCAAGACGGACACCCTCCCTTCTCCGCCGGGGAGCTTCAGCAATGGACGGAGCAGATCACGGCCCATCCTTACCGCAATTATCTCTATTCCTATCCGCACAAAACCGCTTACCGCGAGTTCGCGTCCCCCCTTCCCTTAGAGGAGCTGTGGCGGGATGAGCCTGCGGAGAGTTTTTTCTTATATATGCATATTCCGTTCTGCGGCGCGCGCTGCGGCTTCTGCAATCTGTTCACGCTGCCTGATAAAAGAGCGAATGTGCATGCCGAATACGTGGATGCGCTGGAACGGCAAGCCCGGCAGTGGGCAGCCTTCACCCGTCACAAGCCTTACGCACGCTTCGCCATCGGCGGCGGTACGCCCAGTCTTCTGGCTCCTGCCCAGCTGAACCGGCTGTTCAGGATTGCTACGGATATTATGGGAGTGGATCTGGGAACCACCTCCATCTCCGTGGAGACCTCCCCCGAGACGTTGACGGAGGAGAAGCTGACGATTCTGAAGGAGCATACCGTGGACCGCGTCAGCATGGGCATCCAGAGCTTCGTGGCCGCCGAGTCGGCTGCGATCTACCGCCCGCAGGACCCGGAGGTGGTGTACCGTGCGCTGGAGCTGCTGGGACAGTTTGATTTTCCCATCCTCAATCTAGACTTGATCTACGGACTCCCGGGGCAGACGGTGGACTCCTGGCTCTATTCGCTGAACCAGGCGCTATTGCATGAACCGGAGGAAATCTTCCTCTATCCGCTCTACACCCGTGAGCATACGATTGTGAAGCCGGGCGACCTGGTGAACCAGCTGGATATCCGTCATGAATGCTATGAAGCAGCACGTGCAGTGCTGGCAGAGCGCGGCTACCGCCAATATTCGATGCGCAGATTCGCCAAGGAGGATGCCGGGACCGGTAAGGATATTCTCGACTACAGCTGCCAGGAGGAAGGGATGGTCGGCCTCGGCTGCGGCGCGCGGTCCTATACCCGGAATGTGCATTATGCCTCCCGCTACGGCGTCAGCCGCAAGGCCACGGAGAGCATCATCGCGGATTATGTTGCTGCAGAGCGTTATGATACAGCCGATTATGGCATCGTACTGAGCCTGGACGAGCAGAAACGCCGGTTCATTCTAAAAGCAATCCTGCACAGCGAAGGCCTGACGATTGCGGATTATAACCAGCGGTTCGGGACTACGCTATGGGAGGATCATCCTGAGCTTGGCCTGTTGGTACAGAGCGGGTTCGCCACGGAGGATGAGGGCATTCTGCGGCTGACTCCAGATGGGCTGGGGTACTCCGACTCCATCGGTGACTGGTTCATCTCCGGAGAGATCCGCGAGCAGATGAAAGAGTTCGTCCTGCCATGA
- a CDS encoding STM4013/SEN3800 family hydrolase, translated as MTDMNAIVGTHDILMITLDTLRYDAAVLEEANCPNLCGSGPWEKRHTPGSFTYAAHHAFFGGFLPTPADTNKAEHVRLFHSSNTGMKTHPHTWLFDTPDMVSGLAAAGYQTVCIGGVIFFSKKVPLARVLPGYFQQSYWRMTFGVTNPRSTEHQVNHALKLLGNTPLDQRLFLFMNVSAIHGPNHMFLPGARKDSVDSQRAALRYADGELGRLFDAFRKRGNPVFCLAFSDHGTAYGEDGYQGHRLAHDTVWNVPYREFIL; from the coding sequence ATGACCGATATGAATGCCATTGTCGGCACCCACGATATCTTAATGATTACACTCGATACTCTGCGCTACGATGCGGCTGTGCTGGAGGAGGCCAATTGCCCCAATCTGTGCGGCAGCGGTCCCTGGGAGAAGCGGCATACCCCCGGCAGCTTCACGTATGCGGCCCATCATGCCTTCTTCGGCGGATTCCTGCCCACTCCGGCGGACACGAATAAGGCTGAGCATGTGCGGCTGTTCCACTCCAGCAATACCGGGATGAAGACCCATCCCCATACCTGGCTGTTCGATACGCCGGATATGGTGTCGGGGCTGGCAGCGGCGGGTTATCAGACGGTGTGTATCGGGGGCGTCATCTTTTTCAGTAAAAAAGTGCCCCTCGCCCGCGTCCTCCCCGGTTATTTCCAGCAGAGCTACTGGCGGATGACCTTCGGGGTCACGAACCCGCGCTCGACGGAGCACCAGGTGAATCACGCGCTCAAGCTGCTCGGCAATACCCCGCTGGACCAGCGGCTGTTCCTGTTCATGAATGTCTCGGCGATCCATGGCCCGAACCATATGTTCCTGCCGGGCGCGCGCAAGGATTCAGTGGACAGCCAGCGCGCAGCGCTGCGTTATGCCGACGGAGAGCTTGGGCGTCTGTTCGATGCGTTCCGGAAGCGCGGCAATCCGGTGTTCTGTCTGGCTTTTTCCGATCACGGTACGGCGTACGGCGAGGACGGCTATCAGGGCCACCGGCTGGCGCATGATACGGTATGGAATGTTCCGTACCGGGAATTTATTTTATAG